CCGGAGGAAAGGATGTGAATTGTAAGATGCCAGAAATTGTAGCAACGTGAAGAGAGCGTCTCGTCACATCTGTGGTGAACTCCGCACTGGGGCCAGTGTAGTATCGTCGCAGGAATGATTAAAGATTAGCGTGAGATTACAAAAGAATTGGTAAATTTCATTAGCGACGTACAAAGTGAGTTGGGATAGAAACACTCGGTTAGGATACTGACCTTACATTTTCTTATCCTGCTCCAAGCTTAAAGCAGAAAGTGGTATTCCTACTGTGCTGCAGGGGAGAAGTTTCCGTATTGCTAAAAACCAAGCATAagacagccctgcctggggatAACATTCCCCACAGACCAAAACACTCCAATGGTAGAACTTGCGTGCAGCCCCCGCAGAAACGGGCTTCCCGCCATTCTGAAAGCTGGGAGGGAGCGCAGGCCATCAGGCAGGAGGAGTGTCCCAGAAGATGGCCGTGGAGGGTTGGAGGTGGTGGTCAGCCAGCACCAGCGCAATGATGAGGGGTTCTTGGTCACCGtcaaaaaaacagaacaagctAACACCAGCAAGACAGCAACCTCCATTTCTGCAAGCTTCCCAAGTCCTAAAAGGGCAAACTCAGTAGaagatgcttcattttcttttccctcttttctgcaTGAGCTCTTCCTGCTTggtaggaggaagagaagagatgaagcgacaaaaaaatacaacttgCGTTAAGCTTGAACAAATCTCAGACATCTAACATAACCTTGCcaaaggagagaggcagggctCTGGAGAGCACTGAAGGGAATGAAAGGTCCCGGGGGCACGCTGGGACGTGAGAACATGGGGCTCTGGGCCAGCTGGAGAGCAACAGGGAGATCCCCAGGGAATATGAGGGCAAATGTGGGGCTTGGGGCCCCCCAAGAGGACCCAAGTGCCCAGGGGTGAGTGGGCCTTGTGCCGCCCACAGGGGACACCCTGCCCCTCCCGGCCTGGGTGGCGGGTCACAGTGGTGCCTTTATGACCTGACCTGTCTCTGTGACACCCTGTGGTGCTGCATATGGTCAACACAGCCGTGGCCCCCACCCCGCAGTGTCCGGCAGGACGGCGACGGGACAGGGCGAGAGCGTGGAGCTGGCGAGGAGCCCCTGAGCGCAGCCCACGTCTTTCATCGCCACCCCCGCGGTGCCGAGGCATTTTGCCAAAGCTtaccccttccccatccctacCCCTTTCCTCTGTCCCGCAGGATGGCGGAGAGACCCCCCAGCCGCCCCAGGGTGGCCTGGGAGGAGAACGGGGCtccccaggagagcagctctccaCCGGAGCCCCACAAGGTGTGCGTGCCCAAGCCGCTGCAGACCGGTAAGTGAGGGGccctgctgggctgggcagggctggggacagcgaCCGCACCCCGATAGACGCCAGGGTCCTGTTTCCCCGGCACATCGGCAGTGGCGGTCCCACGGGTGGGGAGCACGGCACTGCCGGAATGCTGCTTAGGGCTGGGAGactgccccagcacagcctcccgCAGGGTGGGAGACAGCAGAGGGGACCCGGCTCCTGCTGCGGGATATGGGCAGCAAGAGGCAGCTGGCCTGGCACCAGGCAGCCGTAGCGGGGGACGGGGACCTTTCCAGCCCATCTGCAAGCGAGTTCCTAAGCTCGGTGCCCTCGTGCCTTTCTGTGCCGTGCTGCACTCCAGCATCACAGCCCACCTGCCGGGCATCCTCCAGCCCGGACACCCGTGGGGAGACCGCGCCGGGGGAGCGGGAACGGGGCTGGACGGAGGGCAGagctccttcctctccccctgtTTGCCTTCGGCCTCTCCCTAcagccctccctgctctcctcctttACTAGGTGCCCTCTCTGCCGCTTCCAGCTGGCTGGCTctgtacagaaaggaaaaagaatccATGCAGTTCATCCAGGTTTTCCTGAAGAGCTCCGAAAAGGTAACCACGGCCATTTCCATGGTAGCTGTGCCTGCGTCTCCCCATGGAGCCAccggctctgctgcctgctgccagggctgctgggcGACCGCTGGCTGGGCAGAGCCGCTCCCGCCGGGTCTcctgcacagcactgcagcccCAGTGCTCCGGTCCTGCTGGCCGCGTGTCTACGTTCTCACGCTCCCCGTTTGTCTCTCTGTCCCCTGGCTGCCAGGAGAAGGCCCAGAAGATGCAGTTCCTAGAGACCATCTGCACCCTGTGCAAAGCTGCAAGGCAAAGCAAGGGCTTGTCACGGGGCCTGAATGCGTTCTGCCACAAATTTGAGCTGGCAGAGAATATCAAGGTGAGGGGACACCTGGCGGGTCTGGGGAGGGCGGCAAGGTCCCCGGGCACCGGCACAACGTGAGGACAGCGCatgggcaggggaaggcagggacaaGCGTGTGTGGACACCGAGCTGCCCCGAGGGGACTCGGATGCCGCTGAgaagccctgccagcagagaccccagcaccggggcggggggcactCTGGGGGccggtgctggggcaggggcagagggtCTCCGCCAGCCCTGCCACCTGGTGCTGGGTCTGCTGGCactgggtgctggcagctgccaggtCCCATCCCAGACGTGctctgcaggtgctgctggaAGAGGAGCCCAGGGACCACCTGCACACAGCGGTGCGGCAGCAAGCTATGCTTGCCATCGCTGCCTTGAGGTACCTGCCAGGCCCCTGGTTTGGCTTTCCACCAGCCGTGGCCCTGGACCTGGCCGGGGCCACCCCCCATCCAGGCACAGTCCAGTGGTGCCATCAGAGGGCCCCTGCTTTGCCCTGCTGGCAGCTTGTTGGGAGGGCgcaggggagggcagagggatCCTGCAGCTCCCCGCCACATCTCGGCTCTTCCCCAGAGTGGGAAGCGGGAGGCTTGCCTGCCAGGACTGTCCTTTGGGCCCAGGCCATATCGAGGATGGAGGAGGTGCCTCCTGGCAGCACTCCCCACACACCCTCCATCCCTCTTGGGGACCCCCTGCTCCAGAGCTCCGTGTCCACCTGCCCAAGGCATCGAGGCACCACCGCTCCCAGCACCAGTGTCCAACAGGAccccccctctctctctttgcAGCAAAGTGGAGGTGGTGCTAGAGGGCAAAAAGAAGAGCCTCTTAGAAGCCTGCTTCAAGAGTGTCTTCTTGCTTCCTCCAAA
The Haliaeetus albicilla chromosome 1, bHalAlb1.1, whole genome shotgun sequence DNA segment above includes these coding regions:
- the LOC138684835 gene encoding maestro heat-like repeat family member 5 — protein: MEPPALLPAARAAGRPLAGQSRSRRVSCTALQPQCSGPAGRVSTFSRSPFVSLSPGCQEKAQKMQFLETICTLCKAARQSKGLSRGLNAFCHKFELAENIKVLLEEEPRDHLHTAVRQQAMLAIAALSKVEVVLEGKKKSLLEACFKSVFLLPPKADMQGLDTTLYFEVSAG